One Carassius gibelio isolate Cgi1373 ecotype wild population from Czech Republic chromosome A7, carGib1.2-hapl.c, whole genome shotgun sequence DNA window includes the following coding sequences:
- the LOC128016583 gene encoding B-cadherin isoform X3: MACARIVRLGVTIILCQVTVSPCGYAEGSTCTPGFESDVFVFKVHRDHLHMGKRIGRVVFNNCDGRKRTHFQSVDKWFDVNTDGTVMLQRQVTLHEGQKVFSVHAWDYSGKKHTVSVKVERIHHHKRHHMDTFTNIYSQEKELPSDQVLTFPKSSTRAKRDWVIPPFQVPENSRGPFPMKLVQIKSNFDKETQMQYSITGEGANENPKGIFIIDKLSGNLFVTQPLDREKKASYGLIAYARADVSNIEEKPLEIVINVMDQNDNKPVFTQNPFNGHVHEAAGKGYEFMTVTATDADDPNTYNGIVRYSIVSQEPQFPKPNMFYINILSGTIQVQEPGIDREQWPRYTLLIVAADMEGEGLATTGTAVITITDSNDNPPEFDHNLHTVSVPENEFGAIVAKLTVTDGDEVGSPAWSTKYRIITGDKGGFFNVSTGPSQLEGILTTVKPLDFEKTKQYVLSVVVENVDPFVGSLPTSTATVTVNVQDVNEPPEFNPKEKVIFKPEDTPVDTVLVPYTATDPDTGRSQKITYKMDVDDAGWLSVSPETGEIKVRNLMDRESAYVKDGKYRAIILAMDDDATSPATGTGTLVIELENVNDNAPIINEGNIKMCNRGSSPILLSITDKDGPPFGAPFSVETQGETSKNWSTSMSDTSTGVFLQLKSTLEQGDYNVVLRVYDLHRLYQDSYIHATVCDCKGDEVQCIGGVALSGALGIPAAILVLLLLVLLLLLFLRRKRSTEKEPLLPEDDLRDNIYYYDEEGGGEDDQDYDLSVLHRGLDNRPEVFRNDVVPTFLSAPQYRPRPGNPEEIGKFIDDNLKAADNDPTAPPYDSLLVFDHEGDSDVGSLSSLNSSSSGQDQDYDFLRLNM, translated from the exons ATGGCTTGTGCAAGGATTGTGCGCCTCGGAGTTACCATTATTCTTTGTCAG GTAACGGTATCGCCGTGTGGATATGCGGAGGGGTCGACATGTACACCTGGGTTTGAGTCGGACGTATTCGTTTTTAAAGTGCACAGAGATCACCTTCACATGGGAAAAAGAATAGGAAGAG TTGTTTTCAATAACTGCGATGGAAGAAAAAGAACCCACTTTCAGTCCGTTGACAAGTGGTTTGATGTGAATACGGATGGGACTGTAATGCTGCAGAGGCAAGTGACTCTTCACGAAGGCCAAAAGGTGTTTTCTGTGCATGCCTGGGACTACAGTGGCAAGAAGCACACTGTTTCCGTCAAAGTTGAGCGTATCCACCATCATAAGAGGCATCACATGGATACGTTCACTAACATCTACTCTCAAGAG AAGGAATTGCCCTCTGATCAGGTCCTGACTTTTCCAAAATCTTCAACGAGAGCAAAGAGAGATTGGGTTATACCTCCATTCCAAGTACCAGAGAATAGCAGAGGTCCGTTCCCAATGAAGCTGGTCCAG ATAAAGTCAAATTTTGACAAGGAAACTCAAATGCAATACAGCATCACAGGTGAAGGGGCGAATGAGAACCCAAAGGGAATTTTCATTATTGATAAATTATCAGGGAATCTCTTTGTGACTCAACCACTTGACAGGGAAAAAAAAGCTTCATACGGA CTTATAGCTTATGCTAGAGCTGATGTGAGTAATATAGAAGAAAAACCATTGGAAATTGTCATCAACGTGATGGACCAAAATGATAATAAGCCTGTGTTTACTCAAAATCCTTTTAATGGACATGTTCATGAAGCTGCTGGAAAAG GTTATGAGTTTATGACCGTCACAGCCACTGATGCAGATGACCCAAACACGTACAATGGTATAGTAAGATATTCGATTGTCAGTCAAGAGCCACAATTTCCAAAACCGAACATGTTTTATATCAACATTTTATCTGGAACCATACAAGTCCAAGAACCAGGCATAGACCGAGAG CAATGGCCCAGATATACTTTGTTAATTGTGGCTGCTGACATGGAAGGAGAAGGATTAGCAACCACTGGCACAGCCGTTATTACAATTACTGACAGCAATGATAACCCACCAGAGTTTGATCATAATTTg CACACCGTATCCGTCCCGGAGAATGAATTTGGGGCTATAGTGGCCAAACTTACAGTTACTGATGGAGATGAAGTTGGGTCACCTGCCTGGTCAACCAAGTATCGGATTATTACTGGTGACAAGGGTGGGTTTTTCAATGTCAGTACTGGACCCAGCCAGCTGGAGGGCATCCTCACCACTGTAAAG CCCCTGGACTTTGAGAAGACCAAGCAATACGTTCTGTCTGTGGTTGTTGAGAATGTTGATCCTTTTGTTGGTTCTTTGCCCACTTCCACTGCCACAGTCACTGTCAATGTACAAGATGTAAATGAGCCTCCCGAGTTTAATCCAAAGGAGAAGGTTATTTTCAAACCTGAAGATACACCAGTTGATACTGTTTTGGTTCCTTATACAGCCACTGATCCAGATACCGGAAGATCACAGAAGATAAC GTATAAAATGGATGTTGACGATGCTGGCTGGCTAAGTGTGTCTCCAGAGACTGGAGAGATTAAAGTGAGGAACCTTATGGATCGAGAATCTGCCTATGTCAAAGATGGCAAATACAGAGCTATCATATTGGCCATGGATGATGATG CAACATCTCCAGCGACCGGCACAGGAACCTTGGTAATTGAATTGGAGAATGTAAATGACAACGCTCCTATTATTAATGAAGggaatataaaaatgtgtaatcGTGGATCATCTCCAATTCTTCTATCTATAACGGACAAAGATGGACCTCCTTTTGGTGCACCCTTTAGCGTCGAGACCCAAGGAGAAACCAGTAAAAACTGGTCCACCTCGATGAGTGACACAT CAACTGGTGTTTTTCTGCAACTCAAGTCTACTTTGGAGCAAGGGGACTATAATGTAGTTCTGAGAGTTTATGATCTACATAGGCTGTATCAGGACAGCTACATTCACGCAACTGTGTGTGACTGCAAAGGAGATGAAGTGCAATGTATTGGGGGGGTGGCATTATCTGGAGCTCTTGGAATCCCAGCAGCAATCTTGGTTCTCCTGC TGCTCGTTCTTCTTCTGCTTTTGTTCCTGAGGAGGAAAAGGAGTACCGAAAAAGAACCCCTCCTTCCTGAAGATGATTTAAGAGACAATATCTACTATTATGATGAGGAAGGTGGTGGAGAAGACGATCAG GATTATGATTTGAGTGTGTTGCATCGTGGCTTGGACAACAGACCTGAAGTGTTCCGAAATGATGTGGTGCCCACTTTCCTGTCAGCACCTCAGTATAGACCACGGCCAGGCAATCCTGAGGAGATTGGGAAATTCATTGATGAT AATCTGAAGGCTGCAGATAATGATCCCACAGCTCCCCCATACGACTCCCTCCTGGTGTTTGATCATGAAGGAGACTCTGATGTGGGTTCACTCAGCTCCCTCAACTCTTCCAGCTCAGGACAGGACCAAGACTATGACTTCCTCA ggttaaatatGTAG
- the LOC128016583 gene encoding B-cadherin isoform X1, protein MACARIVRLGVTIILCQVTVSPCGYAEGSTCTPGFESDVFVFKVHRDHLHMGKRIGRVVFNNCDGRKRTHFQSVDKWFDVNTDGTVMLQRQVTLHEGQKVFSVHAWDYSGKKHTVSVKVERIHHHKRHHMDTFTNIYSQEKELPSDQVLTFPKSSTRAKRDWVIPPFQVPENSRGPFPMKLVQIKSNFDKETQMQYSITGEGANENPKGIFIIDKLSGNLFVTQPLDREKKASYGLIAYARADVSNIEEKPLEIVINVMDQNDNKPVFTQNPFNGHVHEAAGKGYEFMTVTATDADDPNTYNGIVRYSIVSQEPQFPKPNMFYINILSGTIQVQEPGIDREQWPRYTLLIVAADMEGEGLATTGTAVITITDSNDNPPEFDHNLHTVSVPENEFGAIVAKLTVTDGDEVGSPAWSTKYRIITGDKGGFFNVSTGPSQLEGILTTVKPLDFEKTKQYVLSVVVENVDPFVGSLPTSTATVTVNVQDVNEPPEFNPKEKVIFKPEDTPVDTVLVPYTATDPDTGRSQKITYKMDVDDAGWLSVSPETGEIKVRNLMDRESAYVKDGKYRAIILAMDDDATSPATGTGTLVIELENVNDNAPIINEGNIKMCNRGSSPILLSITDKDGPPFGAPFSVETQGETSKNWSTSMSDTSTGVFLQLKSTLEQGDYNVVLRVYDLHRLYQDSYIHATVCDCKGDEVQCIGGVALSGALGIPAAILVLLLLVLLLLLFLRRKRSTEKEPLLPEDDLRDNIYYYDEEGGGEDDQDYDLSVLHRGLDNRPEVFRNDVVPTFLSAPQYRPRPGNPEEIGKFIDDNLKAADNDPTAPPYDSLLVFDHEGDSDVGSLSSLNSSSSGQDQDYDFLSEWGPRFKKLSDMFGGED, encoded by the exons ATGGCTTGTGCAAGGATTGTGCGCCTCGGAGTTACCATTATTCTTTGTCAG GTAACGGTATCGCCGTGTGGATATGCGGAGGGGTCGACATGTACACCTGGGTTTGAGTCGGACGTATTCGTTTTTAAAGTGCACAGAGATCACCTTCACATGGGAAAAAGAATAGGAAGAG TTGTTTTCAATAACTGCGATGGAAGAAAAAGAACCCACTTTCAGTCCGTTGACAAGTGGTTTGATGTGAATACGGATGGGACTGTAATGCTGCAGAGGCAAGTGACTCTTCACGAAGGCCAAAAGGTGTTTTCTGTGCATGCCTGGGACTACAGTGGCAAGAAGCACACTGTTTCCGTCAAAGTTGAGCGTATCCACCATCATAAGAGGCATCACATGGATACGTTCACTAACATCTACTCTCAAGAG AAGGAATTGCCCTCTGATCAGGTCCTGACTTTTCCAAAATCTTCAACGAGAGCAAAGAGAGATTGGGTTATACCTCCATTCCAAGTACCAGAGAATAGCAGAGGTCCGTTCCCAATGAAGCTGGTCCAG ATAAAGTCAAATTTTGACAAGGAAACTCAAATGCAATACAGCATCACAGGTGAAGGGGCGAATGAGAACCCAAAGGGAATTTTCATTATTGATAAATTATCAGGGAATCTCTTTGTGACTCAACCACTTGACAGGGAAAAAAAAGCTTCATACGGA CTTATAGCTTATGCTAGAGCTGATGTGAGTAATATAGAAGAAAAACCATTGGAAATTGTCATCAACGTGATGGACCAAAATGATAATAAGCCTGTGTTTACTCAAAATCCTTTTAATGGACATGTTCATGAAGCTGCTGGAAAAG GTTATGAGTTTATGACCGTCACAGCCACTGATGCAGATGACCCAAACACGTACAATGGTATAGTAAGATATTCGATTGTCAGTCAAGAGCCACAATTTCCAAAACCGAACATGTTTTATATCAACATTTTATCTGGAACCATACAAGTCCAAGAACCAGGCATAGACCGAGAG CAATGGCCCAGATATACTTTGTTAATTGTGGCTGCTGACATGGAAGGAGAAGGATTAGCAACCACTGGCACAGCCGTTATTACAATTACTGACAGCAATGATAACCCACCAGAGTTTGATCATAATTTg CACACCGTATCCGTCCCGGAGAATGAATTTGGGGCTATAGTGGCCAAACTTACAGTTACTGATGGAGATGAAGTTGGGTCACCTGCCTGGTCAACCAAGTATCGGATTATTACTGGTGACAAGGGTGGGTTTTTCAATGTCAGTACTGGACCCAGCCAGCTGGAGGGCATCCTCACCACTGTAAAG CCCCTGGACTTTGAGAAGACCAAGCAATACGTTCTGTCTGTGGTTGTTGAGAATGTTGATCCTTTTGTTGGTTCTTTGCCCACTTCCACTGCCACAGTCACTGTCAATGTACAAGATGTAAATGAGCCTCCCGAGTTTAATCCAAAGGAGAAGGTTATTTTCAAACCTGAAGATACACCAGTTGATACTGTTTTGGTTCCTTATACAGCCACTGATCCAGATACCGGAAGATCACAGAAGATAAC GTATAAAATGGATGTTGACGATGCTGGCTGGCTAAGTGTGTCTCCAGAGACTGGAGAGATTAAAGTGAGGAACCTTATGGATCGAGAATCTGCCTATGTCAAAGATGGCAAATACAGAGCTATCATATTGGCCATGGATGATGATG CAACATCTCCAGCGACCGGCACAGGAACCTTGGTAATTGAATTGGAGAATGTAAATGACAACGCTCCTATTATTAATGAAGggaatataaaaatgtgtaatcGTGGATCATCTCCAATTCTTCTATCTATAACGGACAAAGATGGACCTCCTTTTGGTGCACCCTTTAGCGTCGAGACCCAAGGAGAAACCAGTAAAAACTGGTCCACCTCGATGAGTGACACAT CAACTGGTGTTTTTCTGCAACTCAAGTCTACTTTGGAGCAAGGGGACTATAATGTAGTTCTGAGAGTTTATGATCTACATAGGCTGTATCAGGACAGCTACATTCACGCAACTGTGTGTGACTGCAAAGGAGATGAAGTGCAATGTATTGGGGGGGTGGCATTATCTGGAGCTCTTGGAATCCCAGCAGCAATCTTGGTTCTCCTGC TGCTCGTTCTTCTTCTGCTTTTGTTCCTGAGGAGGAAAAGGAGTACCGAAAAAGAACCCCTCCTTCCTGAAGATGATTTAAGAGACAATATCTACTATTATGATGAGGAAGGTGGTGGAGAAGACGATCAG GATTATGATTTGAGTGTGTTGCATCGTGGCTTGGACAACAGACCTGAAGTGTTCCGAAATGATGTGGTGCCCACTTTCCTGTCAGCACCTCAGTATAGACCACGGCCAGGCAATCCTGAGGAGATTGGGAAATTCATTGATGAT AATCTGAAGGCTGCAGATAATGATCCCACAGCTCCCCCATACGACTCCCTCCTGGTGTTTGATCATGAAGGAGACTCTGATGTGGGTTCACTCAGCTCCCTCAACTCTTCCAGCTCAGGACAGGACCAAGACTATGACTTCCTCAGTGAGTGGGGCCCACGCTTTAAGAAGCTGTCAGACATGTTTGGAGGAGAGGATTAA
- the LOC128016583 gene encoding B-cadherin isoform X2, which yields MACARIVRLGVTIILCQVTVSPCGYAEGSTCTPGFESDVFVFKVHRDHLHMGKRIGRVVFNNCDGRKRTHFQSVDKWFDVNTDGTVMLQRQVTLHEGQKVFSVHAWDYSGKKHTVSVKVERIHHHKRHHMDTFTNIYSQEELPSDQVLTFPKSSTRAKRDWVIPPFQVPENSRGPFPMKLVQIKSNFDKETQMQYSITGEGANENPKGIFIIDKLSGNLFVTQPLDREKKASYGLIAYARADVSNIEEKPLEIVINVMDQNDNKPVFTQNPFNGHVHEAAGKGYEFMTVTATDADDPNTYNGIVRYSIVSQEPQFPKPNMFYINILSGTIQVQEPGIDREQWPRYTLLIVAADMEGEGLATTGTAVITITDSNDNPPEFDHNLHTVSVPENEFGAIVAKLTVTDGDEVGSPAWSTKYRIITGDKGGFFNVSTGPSQLEGILTTVKPLDFEKTKQYVLSVVVENVDPFVGSLPTSTATVTVNVQDVNEPPEFNPKEKVIFKPEDTPVDTVLVPYTATDPDTGRSQKITYKMDVDDAGWLSVSPETGEIKVRNLMDRESAYVKDGKYRAIILAMDDDATSPATGTGTLVIELENVNDNAPIINEGNIKMCNRGSSPILLSITDKDGPPFGAPFSVETQGETSKNWSTSMSDTSTGVFLQLKSTLEQGDYNVVLRVYDLHRLYQDSYIHATVCDCKGDEVQCIGGVALSGALGIPAAILVLLLLVLLLLLFLRRKRSTEKEPLLPEDDLRDNIYYYDEEGGGEDDQDYDLSVLHRGLDNRPEVFRNDVVPTFLSAPQYRPRPGNPEEIGKFIDDNLKAADNDPTAPPYDSLLVFDHEGDSDVGSLSSLNSSSSGQDQDYDFLSEWGPRFKKLSDMFGGED from the exons ATGGCTTGTGCAAGGATTGTGCGCCTCGGAGTTACCATTATTCTTTGTCAG GTAACGGTATCGCCGTGTGGATATGCGGAGGGGTCGACATGTACACCTGGGTTTGAGTCGGACGTATTCGTTTTTAAAGTGCACAGAGATCACCTTCACATGGGAAAAAGAATAGGAAGAG TTGTTTTCAATAACTGCGATGGAAGAAAAAGAACCCACTTTCAGTCCGTTGACAAGTGGTTTGATGTGAATACGGATGGGACTGTAATGCTGCAGAGGCAAGTGACTCTTCACGAAGGCCAAAAGGTGTTTTCTGTGCATGCCTGGGACTACAGTGGCAAGAAGCACACTGTTTCCGTCAAAGTTGAGCGTATCCACCATCATAAGAGGCATCACATGGATACGTTCACTAACATCTACTCTCAAGAG GAATTGCCCTCTGATCAGGTCCTGACTTTTCCAAAATCTTCAACGAGAGCAAAGAGAGATTGGGTTATACCTCCATTCCAAGTACCAGAGAATAGCAGAGGTCCGTTCCCAATGAAGCTGGTCCAG ATAAAGTCAAATTTTGACAAGGAAACTCAAATGCAATACAGCATCACAGGTGAAGGGGCGAATGAGAACCCAAAGGGAATTTTCATTATTGATAAATTATCAGGGAATCTCTTTGTGACTCAACCACTTGACAGGGAAAAAAAAGCTTCATACGGA CTTATAGCTTATGCTAGAGCTGATGTGAGTAATATAGAAGAAAAACCATTGGAAATTGTCATCAACGTGATGGACCAAAATGATAATAAGCCTGTGTTTACTCAAAATCCTTTTAATGGACATGTTCATGAAGCTGCTGGAAAAG GTTATGAGTTTATGACCGTCACAGCCACTGATGCAGATGACCCAAACACGTACAATGGTATAGTAAGATATTCGATTGTCAGTCAAGAGCCACAATTTCCAAAACCGAACATGTTTTATATCAACATTTTATCTGGAACCATACAAGTCCAAGAACCAGGCATAGACCGAGAG CAATGGCCCAGATATACTTTGTTAATTGTGGCTGCTGACATGGAAGGAGAAGGATTAGCAACCACTGGCACAGCCGTTATTACAATTACTGACAGCAATGATAACCCACCAGAGTTTGATCATAATTTg CACACCGTATCCGTCCCGGAGAATGAATTTGGGGCTATAGTGGCCAAACTTACAGTTACTGATGGAGATGAAGTTGGGTCACCTGCCTGGTCAACCAAGTATCGGATTATTACTGGTGACAAGGGTGGGTTTTTCAATGTCAGTACTGGACCCAGCCAGCTGGAGGGCATCCTCACCACTGTAAAG CCCCTGGACTTTGAGAAGACCAAGCAATACGTTCTGTCTGTGGTTGTTGAGAATGTTGATCCTTTTGTTGGTTCTTTGCCCACTTCCACTGCCACAGTCACTGTCAATGTACAAGATGTAAATGAGCCTCCCGAGTTTAATCCAAAGGAGAAGGTTATTTTCAAACCTGAAGATACACCAGTTGATACTGTTTTGGTTCCTTATACAGCCACTGATCCAGATACCGGAAGATCACAGAAGATAAC GTATAAAATGGATGTTGACGATGCTGGCTGGCTAAGTGTGTCTCCAGAGACTGGAGAGATTAAAGTGAGGAACCTTATGGATCGAGAATCTGCCTATGTCAAAGATGGCAAATACAGAGCTATCATATTGGCCATGGATGATGATG CAACATCTCCAGCGACCGGCACAGGAACCTTGGTAATTGAATTGGAGAATGTAAATGACAACGCTCCTATTATTAATGAAGggaatataaaaatgtgtaatcGTGGATCATCTCCAATTCTTCTATCTATAACGGACAAAGATGGACCTCCTTTTGGTGCACCCTTTAGCGTCGAGACCCAAGGAGAAACCAGTAAAAACTGGTCCACCTCGATGAGTGACACAT CAACTGGTGTTTTTCTGCAACTCAAGTCTACTTTGGAGCAAGGGGACTATAATGTAGTTCTGAGAGTTTATGATCTACATAGGCTGTATCAGGACAGCTACATTCACGCAACTGTGTGTGACTGCAAAGGAGATGAAGTGCAATGTATTGGGGGGGTGGCATTATCTGGAGCTCTTGGAATCCCAGCAGCAATCTTGGTTCTCCTGC TGCTCGTTCTTCTTCTGCTTTTGTTCCTGAGGAGGAAAAGGAGTACCGAAAAAGAACCCCTCCTTCCTGAAGATGATTTAAGAGACAATATCTACTATTATGATGAGGAAGGTGGTGGAGAAGACGATCAG GATTATGATTTGAGTGTGTTGCATCGTGGCTTGGACAACAGACCTGAAGTGTTCCGAAATGATGTGGTGCCCACTTTCCTGTCAGCACCTCAGTATAGACCACGGCCAGGCAATCCTGAGGAGATTGGGAAATTCATTGATGAT AATCTGAAGGCTGCAGATAATGATCCCACAGCTCCCCCATACGACTCCCTCCTGGTGTTTGATCATGAAGGAGACTCTGATGTGGGTTCACTCAGCTCCCTCAACTCTTCCAGCTCAGGACAGGACCAAGACTATGACTTCCTCAGTGAGTGGGGCCCACGCTTTAAGAAGCTGTCAGACATGTTTGGAGGAGAGGATTAA